Proteins co-encoded in one Pseudopipra pipra isolate bDixPip1 chromosome 12, bDixPip1.hap1, whole genome shotgun sequence genomic window:
- the SKIC8 gene encoding superkiller complex protein 8: MTTQYGILFKQEQAHDDAIWSVAWGKNKNDGSETVISGSLDDLVKVWKWNDEKLDLQWTLEGHQLGVVSVDISHTGAIAASSSLDAHIRLWDLDTGKQVKSIDAGPVDAWSLAFSPDSQYLATGSHVGKVNIFGVETGKKEYSLDTRGKFILSIAYSPDGKYLASGAIDGIINIFDIATGKLLHTLEGHAMPIRSLTFSPDSQLLVTASDDGYIKIYDVQHANLAGTLSGHGSWVLNVAFCPDDTHFVSSSSDKSVKVWDAGTRTCVHTFFDHQDQVWGVKYNGSGSKIVSVGDDQEIHIYDCPV; encoded by the exons ATGACCACGCAG tacGGTATTCTCTTCAAGCAAGAGCAAG CCCACGATGATGCCATTTGGTCGGTGGcctgggggaaaaataaaaatgatggtTCTGAAACGGTGATCTCTGGTTCTCTGGATGACCTGGTGAAGGTCTGGAAGTG GAACGACGAGAAGCTGGACCTGCAGTGGACGCTGGAGGGGCACCAGCTGGGGGTGGTGTCGGTGGACATCAGCCACACGGGCGCCATCGCCGCCTCCAGCTCCCTGGACGCCCACATCCGCCTCTGGGACCTGGACACGGGCAAGCAGGTCAAATCCATCGATGCCGGGCCTG TTGATGCTTGGTCCCTGGCTTTTTCACCTGACTCCCAGTACCTGGCCACAGGAAGCCATGTGGggaaagtaaatatttttggtgttgaaactggaaagaaagaatattCCCTGGACACCAGAGGGAAGTTCATCCTTAGCATTGCCTAT AGCCCAGATGGAAAATACTTGGCCAGTGGAGCAATAGATGGAATCATCAATATTTTTGACATTGCAACTGGAAAACTCCTGCACACGCTCGAAG GTCATGCCATGCCCATCCGTTCCCTGACGTTCTCCCCTGACTCTCAGCTGCTGGTCACGGCCTCAGACGATGGATATATCAAAATCTACGACGT GCAACATGCAAACTTGGCTGGCACGTTAAGTGGTCATGGATCCTGGGTTTTAAATGTAGCATTTTGTCCTGATGACACCCATTTTGTTTCCAG ttcatCTGATAAAAGTGTGAAAGTTTGGGATGCTGGGACGAGGACCTGCGTTCACACCTTCTTTGACCACCAGGACCAG GTCTGGGGAGTGAAATACAACGGAAGTGGGTCCAAAATTGTATCTGTTGGAGATGACCAAGAAATCCATATTTACGACTGTCCAGTTTAG
- the DNAJA4 gene encoding dnaJ homolog subfamily A member 4, producing the protein MVKETEYYDILQVKPNASSEEIKRAYRKLALKYHPDKNPSEGERFKLISQAYEVLSDPKKRDLYDQGGEQAIKEGGLSGGSFSSPMDIFDMFFGGGGRMNRERRGKNVVHQLGVSLEDLYNGITRKLALQKNVICAKCEGYGGKRGAVEKCPVCKGRGMQVIVQQIGPGMVQQIQTVCPECKGQGERINPKDRCDNCNGCKVVREKKIIEVHVDKGMKDGQKIVFHGEGDQEPDLEPGDVIIVLDQKDHSVFQRRGHDLITKMRIQLSEALCGFKKTIETLDNRVLVITSRPGEVIKHGDLKCIYNEGMPVYKSPMDKGSLIIQFLVQFPEHYWLPREKLSLLEALLPSREDVMVTDDMDQVDLEDFDPNEQTYRNSAGEAYEEDEEGPRTGVQCQTS; encoded by the exons ATGGTGAAGGAGACCGAGTACTACGACATCCTGCAGGTGAAGCCCAACGCTTCCTCCGAGGAGATCAAGCGCGCCTACCGCAAGCTGGCGCTGAAATACCACCCCGACAAGAATCCCAGCGAGGGCGAGCGG tttaaaCTTATATCCCAGGCATATGAAGTTCTGTCGGACCCAAAGAAAAGGGACCTCTATGACCAGGGTGGGGAGCAGGCTATTAAAGAAGGAGGCCTGAGTGGCGGCAGCTTCTCTTCACCCATGGACATCTTTGACATGTTCTTTGGTGGTGGAGGCCGAATGAATAGAGAGAGAAGAG gcaaaaatgttGTGCACCAGTTAGGTGTCTCTCTTGAAGACTTATATAATGGTATTACAAGGAAACTGGCACTGCAAAAGAATGTTATTTGTGCAAAGTGTGAag GTTATGGTGGAAAGAGAGGGGCAGTGGAAAAATGTCCTGtgtgcaaaggaagaggaatgcAAGTCATAGTCCAGCAGATCGGCCCTGGCATGGTGCAGCAAATCCAAACTGTGTGTCCAGAATGCAAAGGCCAAGGGGAAAGAATAAATCCCAAGGACAGGTGTGACAACTGCAATGGCTGTAAGGTggtgagagagaaaaagatcaTAGAAGTCCATGTTGATAAAG GTATGAAAGATGGTCAGAAGATAGTGTTTCATGGAGAAGGTGACCAGGAACCTGATTTGGAGCCTGGAGATGTTATAATTGTGCTGGATCAAAAGGATCACAGTGTCTTTCAGAGACGAGGGCATGACTTAATCACAAAAATGAGAATTCAACTCTCAGAGGCTTTATGTGGTTTCAAAAAGACCATTGAAACTCTGGATAACAGAGTCCTTGTCATAACATCTAGGCCAG gTGAGGTGATCAAACACGGTGACCTGAAGTGTATCTACAACGAAGGGATGCCCGTCTACAAATCTCCAATGGACAAAGGCAGCCTCATTATCCAGTTCTTG GTCCAGTTTCCAGAGCACTACTGGCTCCCTCGGGAGAAGCTGTCTCTGCTGGAAGCTCTGCTTCCCTCCCGAGAAGATGTGATGGTCACAGACGACATGGATCAGGTGGACCTTGAGGATTTTGATCCCAACGAGCAAACCTACCGGAACAGCGCGGGAGAGGCGTacgaggaggatgaggagggccCAAGAACAGGAGTACAGTGTCAGACATCTTAA